The Armatimonadota bacterium genome includes the window GGTCCACGAGGCGTGCGATCTCCTGAGCGGAAGGCTCGTCCTCTGTGCTGATCCCCCAGATGGTCCCCACCACCCGAAGACCGTAGCGGTGCCCGAAGTAGCGGAAGGCATCGTGGGTGGTCACGAGCTTCCGATGGGCAGGCGGTATCTGCTGGATCTGCTCCCGGATCCATCGGTCCAGCTGCACGAGCTCCCGGAGGTACCGCTCCGCGTTCGCCCGGTAGACCATGCGCCCCGCGGGATCGAAGGCCTCCAGGGCATCGCGGATGTTCCGGACGTACGCCTGTGCGAACACGGGATCCACCCAGAGATGCGGGTCTGGATCGCCCCGATCCAGGCCGGCTTCCTGGACCGCGGGCCGTAGCCCTCGGGTGGCCTCCACCAGGACGAACCGGCCGCCCGCATTCTCCACGAGCTTCTCCAGCCACTTCTCCAGCTGGAGGCCGTTGTAGATCACCACCTGCGCTTCCGCAATGCGCTGTACGTCCCGAGGGACGGGCTCGTAGGTGTGGGGATCCGTGCCCACGGGAAGGAGGCTGGTAACCAGCAGGCGGCTCCCCGCCACCTGACGCGTGAAGTCCGCGAGGATGCTGATGGTGGCCACCACGTGGGGTTTGTCCGAGCCCGGATTCCCCGCGGGCGCCGTGCAGGCGGCCAGGAGGATTCCGAAGAAGGGGAGGAGTCGCCTCACAGCTCGGTCTCCACGAAGACGCTCTCCGCCACCCGCCGGGCCAGCCGCACCACGGCCCCGGAGGAGAGTTGCACCTCCACCCGGCCATCCGGGCGCCGCCCCAGGATCCAAGCCCGCTCTCCGGGGAGC containing:
- a CDS encoding metal ABC transporter substrate-binding protein, producing MRRLLPFFGILLAACTAPAGNPGSDKPHVVATISILADFTRQVAGSRLLVTSLLPVGTDPHTYEPVPRDVQRIAEAQVVIYNGLQLEKWLEKLVENAGGRFVLVEATRGLRPAVQEAGLDRGDPDPHLWVDPVFAQAYVRNIRDALEAFDPAGRMVYRANAERYLRELVQLDRWIREQIQQIPPAHRKLVTTHDAFRYFGHRYGLRVVGTIWGISTEDEPSAQEIARLVDRIRQERVPAVFVETTINPKLMERVAREAGVRIGGRLYGDSLGPPGSGADTYLGMMRHNVGVLVEALR